CCAAAACAAGCTTCAATTCATGTTTGCTCAACCTCTATGCCAATGGACAACAGGGCATGGCGTGGCACAGCGACGATGAGGCCTCGCTCGGCCACAACACCTGCATTGCCTCACTCAGCCTCGGTGCGCAACGCACATTTGCATTCAAACACAAAACCACCGCCCAAACCATCACTTTAGAACTCGCGCACGGCAGCCTGTTGCTGATGCAAGGTGAGACGCAGCACCATTGGCTGCATCGACTACCGCCTCGCGCCAACATGCATCAGGCACGGATCAACCTGACCTTTCGAACAATTGTGAATCATCCCTTCCCGTGAGGCCCATCAAAAAATCACAATCAGCGTTTCACTTTGACCTTCAAAGTGGCTCTGCCCACTTGATGCATGTGCGCCATGAAGCCAATCATCGCAGGCGAAGCATTTTCAGGAACCCCCAGCTGATCCACGTCCAATGCATGCAAGGTTAAAATATAACGGTGAGCG
The window above is part of the Ephemeroptericola cinctiostellae genome. Proteins encoded here:
- a CDS encoding alpha-ketoglutarate-dependent dioxygenase AlkB family protein; protein product: MDLFNDAFDPSFNLLPYDGRVSYFGHIMSDAHADHYFDQLHRSTAWQHDQAHIAGKLITTERKVAWHGDAAFAYTYSGTTKHAQPWTDTLFELKQKIESITKTSFNSCLLNLYANGQQGMAWHSDDEASLGHNTCIASLSLGAQRTFAFKHKTTAQTITLELAHGSLLLMQGETQHHWLHRLPPRANMHQARINLTFRTIVNHPFP